In Natronococcus occultus SP4, the following proteins share a genomic window:
- a CDS encoding M24 family metallopeptidase — protein MTGDSPLEPAIADVLAREDATAFVAVGSARQPTLRYCRPELDDGRHAVAFDGREWRVRSATDPGAAPASELADVLATDGLSGTVLTPARIPHDAALYLEDAGFSLSSTDVVARGRATKTDAERARIEDAQAAAGAGLRRGAAALATAEVVDGRLGLEDEALTAERLRIAIDEAIVAAGGFPDGNTTVSTPGDGPVRPGEPVVLEAAPREPSGYHGVLARTFVRDGEGGSERRAHVGITRSFRSAAAMLTADAQSVTAVEADLEAEVRAFGFEDGIHTRVAGVGLEPVERPRHGSATVESDAVARLDVGVDLADGRIRLTELVAVGDDVDRLGSIPRSLDPEAAVAD, from the coding sequence GTGACCGGCGACTCGCCCCTCGAGCCCGCCATCGCCGACGTCCTCGCACGCGAGGACGCGACCGCGTTCGTCGCCGTCGGTTCGGCCCGCCAGCCGACGCTGCGGTACTGTCGGCCGGAACTCGACGACGGCCGTCACGCCGTCGCCTTCGACGGCCGCGAGTGGCGGGTCCGCTCGGCGACCGACCCCGGCGCGGCTCCTGCCAGCGAGCTGGCCGACGTCCTCGCCACCGACGGGCTCTCGGGGACAGTGCTGACGCCGGCTCGCATCCCCCACGACGCCGCGCTCTACCTCGAGGACGCCGGGTTCTCGCTTTCCTCGACCGACGTCGTCGCCCGCGGGAGAGCGACGAAGACGGACGCCGAGCGCGCGCGGATCGAGGACGCACAGGCGGCTGCGGGCGCCGGACTCCGGCGGGGGGCCGCCGCGCTCGCGACCGCCGAGGTCGTCGACGGCCGACTCGGCCTCGAGGACGAGGCCCTGACCGCCGAGCGACTCCGGATCGCGATCGACGAGGCGATCGTCGCCGCGGGCGGGTTCCCCGACGGCAACACGACGGTCTCGACCCCCGGCGACGGCCCCGTCCGTCCGGGCGAGCCGGTCGTCCTCGAGGCCGCGCCACGGGAGCCGTCGGGCTACCACGGCGTCCTCGCTCGGACCTTCGTTCGGGACGGCGAGGGCGGGAGCGAACGCCGCGCCCACGTCGGTATCACCCGCTCGTTCCGTTCGGCCGCGGCGATGCTGACGGCCGACGCACAGTCGGTTACTGCCGTCGAGGCCGATCTCGAGGCGGAAGTGCGTGCGTTCGGATTCGAGGACGGGATCCACACCCGCGTCGCGGGCGTCGGTCTCGAACCCGTCGAACGTCCGCGCCACGGCTCGGCGACGGTCGAGTCGGACGCGGTCGCCAGACTCGACGTCGGCGTCGATCTCGCAGACGGACGGATCCGACTGACGGAGCTGGTTGCGGTCGGCGACGACGTCGACCGCCTGGGATCGATCCCGCGATCGCTCGATCCGGAAGCGGCCGTCGCGGACTAG